A single region of the Biomaibacter acetigenes genome encodes:
- a CDS encoding ATP-binding protein, with protein sequence MKLSRIKDILQAEILWGEELLDIEVNNACGADLISDILADTKTNAILLTGLTHRQIIQTASMSDFAAIVFVRGKVPAGDVIELAKQQRLPLLSTRYPLYETCGILYREGLRGEPTKFSCSSGALPRQQEALQVMKLNYEITGNDFNNAGKATEQAKKILKQIGVDSAVIRKVSIAAYEAEMNIVIHAEKGNLSFNITPKYIEVVADDTGPGIADIDKAMQEGFSTAPDRIRELGFGAGMGLPNMKKFSDIFEISSVIGIGTTVRMIINL encoded by the coding sequence ATGAAGCTTTCCAGAATTAAAGACATATTACAGGCAGAAATATTATGGGGGGAAGAACTCCTGGATATAGAAGTGAACAATGCTTGCGGTGCAGACCTCATAAGTGATATTCTGGCTGACACCAAGACAAATGCTATACTTCTTACGGGTCTTACTCACCGTCAGATAATCCAAACTGCCAGTATGTCGGATTTTGCGGCTATCGTTTTTGTCAGGGGCAAAGTTCCGGCGGGTGATGTTATAGAACTGGCAAAGCAGCAAAGGTTACCGCTTCTTTCGACCAGATACCCTCTGTACGAAACCTGCGGAATATTATACCGGGAAGGATTAAGAGGAGAACCGACAAAATTCTCCTGCAGTTCCGGAGCCTTACCGAGACAACAGGAAGCTCTCCAGGTTATGAAATTAAATTATGAAATTACAGGCAATGATTTTAACAATGCCGGTAAGGCTACCGAACAGGCTAAAAAAATCTTGAAACAAATTGGAGTAGATTCAGCAGTCATTAGAAAGGTTTCCATAGCCGCATATGAAGCAGAAATGAACATAGTCATACATGCAGAAAAGGGGAACTTGAGCTTTAACATCACTCCTAAATATATTGAAGTTGTCGCCGATGATACCGGTCCCGGTATAGCGGATATCGATAAAGCCATGCAGGAGGGTTTTTCCACGGCTCCGGACCGAATCAGGGAATTGGGTTTTGGGGCAGGCATGGGTCTTCCCAATATGAAGAAGTTTTCTGACATTTTTGAAATAAGTTCTGTTATCGGAATAGGAACAACAGTAAGAATGATTATCAACTTATAG
- a CDS encoding redox-sensing transcriptional repressor Rex, with product MFKKFKIPDATIGRLSLYSRYLKEADEKGINTVSSQHIARATGVTPAQVRKDLAYFGEFGTRGVGYNSRELYNYIMKILGLGRRWPVAIVGAGNLGKALSQYKGFYERGFDITCIFDTDPNKIGKKLAGIEICPLDSLKEKAKAFNIELGIIAVPAAAAQDVADKLIEAGIRGIINFAPVNINTGENVMLRRVDLAAQLEYLTYYLEDTR from the coding sequence ATGTTTAAGAAGTTCAAGATACCCGATGCTACTATAGGCAGGTTATCACTGTATTCACGGTATTTAAAAGAGGCTGATGAAAAGGGAATTAACACCGTATCTTCCCAGCATATAGCAAGAGCTACAGGAGTAACTCCCGCCCAGGTGCGAAAGGACCTGGCTTATTTTGGAGAATTCGGAACGAGAGGTGTTGGTTATAATTCCAGAGAACTGTATAACTATATAATGAAAATACTTGGGCTCGGCAGAAGATGGCCGGTGGCTATCGTGGGTGCCGGTAATCTGGGAAAAGCCCTATCACAATATAAGGGTTTTTATGAGAGAGGATTCGATATAACCTGCATATTTGATACCGATCCCAACAAGATAGGTAAGAAGCTGGCAGGTATAGAAATATGCCCGCTGGATTCACTGAAGGAAAAAGCAAAAGCTTTTAACATTGAGCTGGGTATCATTGCCGTACCGGCCGCAGCTGCCCAGGATGTAGCAGATAAGCTTATAGAAGCCGGAATTAGAGGTATCATTAATTTCGCCCCAGTAAATATAAATACCGGAGAAAATGTGATGCTTCGGAGGGTTGACCTGGCCGCACAGCTTGAATACCTGACCTACTATCTGGAGGATACCAGATGA
- a CDS encoding ABC transporter permease — MIKIKHYIFAAIFIAAIWQGLSITAGPVIPSPYTTILTFTDLLKDGMLIHMAVSLYRILASLILAFCVGVPMGLVLGREQKVDNFFSFVILLLYPIPKIVFLPVLLMLLGLGDLPRILLISIIVFFHMVVTARDASKNIPYQSLDSIKSLGASKTDIYRHVVVPACMPEIFTSLRISLGTALSVLFFTETFATTRGIGYFIMDAWTRADYNELFSGILGMSLIGLLLFLLTDFVEKVICRWKYCEIRIC, encoded by the coding sequence ATGATTAAAATAAAACATTATATTTTTGCAGCTATTTTCATAGCGGCAATCTGGCAGGGGCTGTCTATAACAGCCGGGCCGGTTATACCTTCACCCTATACCACAATTTTAACATTTACGGATCTCTTGAAAGATGGCATGTTAATACATATGGCAGTAAGCCTGTACCGGATCCTTGCCAGTTTAATACTGGCCTTTTGCGTTGGAGTTCCTATGGGGTTGGTGCTTGGCCGGGAGCAAAAGGTGGATAATTTCTTTTCTTTTGTAATACTGCTCCTTTATCCGATTCCTAAAATTGTATTTTTGCCGGTGCTGCTTATGTTGCTGGGATTAGGGGATTTGCCGCGCATACTGCTTATATCCATAATTGTATTTTTTCATATGGTTGTTACCGCAAGGGATGCTTCAAAAAATATCCCGTATCAGAGCCTGGATTCCATAAAAAGTCTGGGTGCCAGCAAAACCGACATTTACAGACATGTGGTGGTTCCGGCATGCATGCCTGAAATCTTTACCTCATTGAGGATAAGTCTTGGGACAGCCCTTTCGGTGTTGTTTTTCACAGAAACCTTCGCCACCACCCGTGGAATAGGATATTTCATAATGGATGCATGGACCCGGGCGGACTACAATGAACTTTTTTCCGGGATTCTGGGAATGAGCCTAATTGGACTCTTGCTGTTTTTGCTTACGGATTTTGTGGAAAAAGTTATCTGTAGATGGAAATATTGCGAAATAAGGATATGTTAA
- a CDS encoding ABC transporter ATP-binding protein: protein MVKIENVSVVYSTKNARVKALENINLTLEDHKIYTMVGPSGSGKTTLIYTIAGLLKPTEGSVSIKGKKVEGPSRDTAVILQDFGLFPWKTVEQNIALGLIIRKENPDKLRVIVGDILDKLSLKPFAHHYPGQLSGGQKQRVAIGRALALSPSLLLMDEPFSSLDAFNRENMQHELLDLWRQNPMTILLVTHSIEEAVFLGQKIIILSPSPGKIMDIISNEGWGLRQSVRHYKTVNLVRNKMSRYVK from the coding sequence ATGGTTAAAATTGAAAATGTATCCGTTGTCTACTCTACTAAAAATGCAAGGGTAAAAGCCCTGGAGAATATTAATCTAACTCTTGAGGACCATAAAATATATACCATGGTCGGTCCATCGGGCAGTGGAAAAACCACCCTCATCTATACCATTGCCGGCCTCCTGAAACCGACGGAAGGCAGTGTTTCAATAAAAGGGAAAAAGGTTGAGGGGCCCTCCAGGGATACGGCGGTGATATTACAGGATTTTGGACTTTTTCCCTGGAAAACAGTTGAGCAAAACATAGCCCTGGGTTTGATTATACGAAAAGAAAATCCTGATAAATTAAGAGTGATTGTAGGAGATATTCTTGACAAGTTGTCGCTTAAGCCTTTCGCCCACCACTATCCCGGACAGTTATCCGGCGGACAAAAACAGAGAGTTGCCATAGGGAGGGCCCTGGCACTTTCGCCATCCTTACTCTTGATGGACGAACCCTTTTCATCTCTGGACGCATTCAACCGGGAAAACATGCAGCACGAGCTTTTAGATCTGTGGCGGCAAAACCCCATGACAATACTTCTGGTAACACATAGCATCGAAGAAGCTGTTTTTCTAGGGCAAAAAATTATAATACTTTCACCATCTCCGGGCAAAATAATGGATATCATATCCAATGAAGGATGGGGACTCAGGCAGAGCGTTAGGCATTATAAAACAGTAAATCTCGTAAGGAATAAAATGTCGAGGTATGTCAAATGA
- a CDS encoding ABC transporter substrate-binding protein, whose translation MKKLFVLLLIFLLFGLSGCTNATNVTEKNAAPQPASGSEVVKIGILPDVDSVPFIAADVKGYFNKEGVKVELVSFKNPVERDAALQGGAIDGEVGDILAAAFAVQNGLDVKITSITNGKYDILAAPNSGITDVSGLKGKKVALSKNTIIEYVVDRMLSQKGFSDGEIEKVVVAQMPVRLEMLKSGKVDAACLPEPLSTLAVKSGARVLLSTKDTALAPGIMLFTVKAINNKEDSIKKVYKAYEKVTSDINANPENFRDVLATAHFPEEVAGTFEFPHYTGLSVPTDSDIKQVLDWMKAKEMLKKQLTYEDLVDDTFIKNNCNLKGTERNG comes from the coding sequence ATGAAGAAATTGTTTGTCCTGTTGCTTATCTTTTTACTTTTTGGGTTGAGTGGGTGTACTAATGCTACAAACGTAACGGAAAAAAATGCTGCACCGCAGCCTGCCTCTGGTTCCGAAGTTGTAAAAATCGGCATACTGCCGGACGTGGATTCTGTTCCTTTTATAGCCGCTGATGTTAAAGGATACTTTAACAAAGAGGGAGTAAAGGTAGAACTGGTCTCCTTTAAAAATCCTGTGGAAAGGGACGCAGCTCTGCAGGGGGGAGCCATAGATGGTGAGGTGGGGGATATCCTGGCGGCAGCCTTTGCTGTTCAAAATGGGCTGGATGTAAAAATCACATCCATAACCAATGGGAAATATGATATCCTGGCTGCACCGAATTCAGGCATAACGGATGTAAGTGGGCTTAAAGGCAAAAAAGTGGCTCTGTCTAAAAACACCATAATAGAATATGTGGTAGATAGAATGCTTTCCCAAAAGGGTTTTTCCGACGGCGAAATAGAAAAGGTTGTGGTAGCCCAGATGCCTGTAAGGCTTGAAATGCTCAAATCCGGCAAGGTGGATGCGGCGTGCCTGCCGGAGCCCTTATCAACCCTTGCGGTAAAATCCGGAGCAAGGGTGTTGCTTTCTACCAAAGATACGGCCCTGGCCCCCGGCATAATGCTATTTACTGTAAAGGCTATAAATAACAAAGAGGATTCAATAAAAAAAGTATATAAAGCATATGAAAAGGTAACTTCCGATATCAATGCCAATCCCGAAAATTTCAGGGATGTTCTTGCCACCGCCCACTTTCCGGAAGAGGTGGCTGGAACCTTCGAGTTTCCTCATTATACAGGGCTTTCGGTCCCAACGGATAGTGATATAAAACAAGTTCTGGATTGGATGAAAGCAAAAGAAATGTTGAAGAAGCAGCTGACATATGAAGATCTGGTGGATGATACCTTCATAAAAAATAATTGTAATCTTAAGGGAACAGAAAGAAATGGTTAA
- a CDS encoding FAD:protein FMN transferase: MTTKTSLKIFVIILVAVLLTSCGRTKAENPVTKTNFLLDTLIQITAYGDNASNAIDQAYDRINDIQKKMTASGDDSEVIDINKKAGKDFQKVSPDTFYVIKKGLYYSQSSHGRFDITIGPLVKLWGIGTDKARVPSRAEIKNALGHINYKNVVLNENENSVMLKEPGMAIDLGAIAKGYAADEVVRILKANGIKSAAADLGGNIYVLGKKPNGSPWKIGIQDPFEPRGNTFATVDVADKTLVTSGVYERYFIKDGKRYHHILDTSTGYPVDNGLVSVTIISDSSIDADGLSTTVFALGLKDGMKYVEKVPHIEAVFVTKDRKVYTSSGIEKYNFKIINSQFRLEKLPD, translated from the coding sequence TTGACAACAAAGACATCTCTAAAAATTTTCGTAATAATCCTGGTGGCAGTGCTTCTTACATCCTGCGGAAGAACCAAAGCGGAAAATCCCGTTACGAAAACGAATTTTTTGCTGGATACTTTAATCCAGATAACTGCCTACGGTGATAATGCTTCAAATGCCATTGATCAGGCTTATGACAGGATAAATGATATTCAAAAAAAGATGACTGCCAGCGGCGACGACAGCGAAGTTATAGATATAAACAAAAAAGCGGGTAAAGATTTTCAAAAGGTGAGCCCCGATACCTTTTATGTCATAAAAAAAGGCCTTTATTATTCTCAAAGTTCCCATGGCAGGTTTGATATAACCATAGGCCCTCTGGTTAAATTGTGGGGTATAGGCACAGATAAAGCCCGGGTGCCCTCCCGAGCGGAAATTAAAAATGCCCTGGGACATATAAACTATAAAAATGTGGTCCTAAATGAAAATGAAAACAGCGTCATGCTAAAGGAACCCGGCATGGCCATTGATTTAGGGGCTATTGCCAAGGGTTATGCCGCCGACGAAGTGGTCAGGATACTAAAAGCGAATGGTATAAAAAGCGCCGCCGCCGACCTGGGTGGGAATATATATGTCCTTGGCAAAAAACCAAACGGTTCCCCATGGAAAATAGGAATCCAGGACCCCTTTGAACCCAGGGGAAATACTTTTGCCACGGTAGATGTGGCAGATAAGACACTTGTTACATCTGGAGTATATGAAAGATACTTTATAAAAGATGGAAAAAGGTATCACCATATTCTGGATACATCTACAGGCTATCCCGTAGACAATGGCCTGGTAAGCGTCACGATCATATCTGACAGCTCCATAGATGCCGACGGCCTTTCTACAACGGTTTTTGCCCTGGGATTAAAAGACGGCATGAAATATGTGGAAAAGGTGCCGCACATAGAGGCGGTATTTGTAACAAAAGACCGCAAAGTATATACAAGTTCCGGAATAGAAAAATATAATTTTAAAATAATAAACAGCCAGTTTAGGCTGGAAAAACTACCGGATTAA
- a CDS encoding FAD-dependent oxidoreductase, translating into MDEKKKIVVLGGGFGGLTAAQALDRFLRRNKNVEITLINKSPNQIYLTELHEVAGNRIPPEGVEYSLETALEETRIKLVVDEIQKADLKERKLYGIDGVYSFDYLVLACGSEPTFFGIPGMKENAFTLWSHEDALRIREQIIKMFKAASTEPDEEKRREYLTFVVGGGGFTGIEMVGELVEWIEDLCLDYNIKRHEVSLMVIEALPKILPNLSDSLIEKATNYLKRKGVRILTNSPITNVSADSLTLKSGEVIKTRTLIWTGGVQANSFVASMGLKTSGRGRVTVNEYMETSEPGIYAIGDNCCFIGEDGKPMPALVESAMQSAHCAAHNIAAEINNKPKKALKLHLHGNMVSIGAEYCVADVMGFKLTGFLATAIKHLADMHYLFGISGIGFIMDYIDHQFFRKTRNKPTVIKHIGVSTSTAWLALLRIYLGYRWLMSGLEKVNTGWLSAGNKLVAGASTAPIGPNTPEWYVNFMEKVVFPHALLFQTMITLGELAIGICLILGLFTVLAALGSIFMNINFMISGSGDMWFLVVSVVMLAGAGRSFGLDYYVIPYISRVVKRFLRRGEIKLIM; encoded by the coding sequence ATGGATGAAAAAAAGAAAATTGTTGTTCTGGGAGGTGGATTTGGGGGTCTTACCGCTGCTCAAGCACTGGATAGATTCTTAAGGCGAAATAAGAATGTGGAGATAACACTGATAAATAAGAGCCCAAATCAAATTTACCTTACCGAGTTGCACGAAGTAGCGGGAAATCGTATCCCGCCGGAAGGCGTGGAGTATTCTCTCGAAACCGCCCTTGAAGAAACCAGAATTAAACTTGTTGTCGATGAAATTCAAAAAGCCGATTTAAAAGAAAGAAAACTTTACGGTATCGATGGTGTATATTCCTTCGACTACCTGGTTCTGGCCTGCGGTAGCGAACCCACTTTTTTTGGCATCCCGGGAATGAAAGAGAACGCATTCACATTATGGTCCCATGAAGATGCCCTGAGAATAAGGGAACAGATCATAAAAATGTTCAAAGCCGCCAGCACGGAACCTGATGAAGAAAAGAGGCGCGAGTACCTCACCTTTGTAGTGGGCGGCGGCGGATTTACGGGCATTGAAATGGTGGGCGAGTTGGTGGAGTGGATTGAAGACCTCTGCCTTGATTACAACATAAAACGTCACGAGGTTTCACTCATGGTCATAGAAGCGCTGCCCAAAATCCTGCCCAATCTTTCCGACAGTTTAATTGAAAAAGCCACCAATTATCTGAAGAGAAAGGGCGTCCGTATCCTTACCAACTCTCCTATTACCAATGTATCTGCGGATTCCTTGACTCTCAAGTCGGGTGAAGTCATCAAAACCCGCACCCTCATCTGGACCGGTGGAGTTCAGGCCAATAGTTTTGTGGCATCAATGGGGCTTAAGACTTCTGGCCGTGGTAGAGTTACGGTAAATGAGTACATGGAGACCAGTGAACCGGGAATATATGCCATAGGAGATAACTGTTGCTTTATCGGAGAGGATGGCAAACCCATGCCGGCACTGGTAGAATCGGCAATGCAGTCAGCCCACTGTGCGGCACACAACATCGCCGCTGAAATAAACAATAAACCCAAAAAAGCGCTCAAATTACATCTACACGGAAACATGGTTTCTATAGGTGCGGAGTACTGTGTGGCCGATGTCATGGGATTTAAACTTACTGGTTTTCTTGCTACAGCTATAAAACACCTGGCTGATATGCATTACTTATTCGGCATCAGCGGCATAGGATTCATAATGGATTATATAGATCACCAGTTCTTCCGCAAGACCCGCAACAAACCTACGGTTATTAAACATATTGGCGTCAGCACCAGTACTGCCTGGCTGGCATTGCTCAGGATATACCTGGGTTATAGGTGGCTTATGTCAGGTCTGGAGAAAGTGAACACAGGCTGGCTTTCAGCAGGTAACAAACTGGTGGCCGGAGCCTCTACAGCTCCTATTGGCCCCAATACGCCTGAATGGTATGTGAACTTCATGGAAAAAGTGGTATTCCCCCATGCGCTGCTGTTCCAGACCATGATCACTCTTGGAGAACTTGCCATAGGTATTTGTCTAATACTGGGCCTCTTCACCGTACTGGCAGCTCTGGGCTCCATATTCATGAATATCAACTTTATGATTTCCGGTTCCGGGGACATGTGGTTCCTGGTGGTTTCCGTAGTAATGCTGGCTGGTGCCGGACGGTCTTTTGGCCTTGACTACTACGTGATTCCCTATATCTCTAGAGTGGTCAAAAGGTTCCTGCGCCGCGGAGAAATAAAACTGATAATGTAA
- a CDS encoding M20/M25/M40 family metallo-hydrolase, producing the protein MPDMGEKIKRLSLELTRIASVVGTRGEIKAVEYIYDYLKKVDYFIQNSRNLQLKDLKNDSLNRKYVMAFLEGKKASVNTVLLLGHIDTVGTDDYGDLKEYATEPEILKQMLSKKSFDEEITNDLKSDNWIFGRGIFDMKTGVASQMVMIEEFSEQLEKLQGNLVFIGVPDEEGNSAGMLSAVQDLAELSKEKGWEFIAAIDTDYMTGQYTGDENKYVYIGTVGKLLPCFYVYGKETHVGEAFSGLDANLLASELMKEVDLNYDLCDVAGGEATLPPISLHQRDLKTEYSVQTVNAVNLYFNFATHISQPDEVLEKLKQKAIMAFENTIRMLNENYRKYCELSGTPYKRLPWRTRVLSFEELYKNVKGEIGKEIDNKLKTLTDELLKMGADDREFSLRIVQEVHKHYSDKNPLIIIYFAPPFYPHIFVEGANQREAKLLDAVEQAVKEVREKYEYKIVVKKFYPYISDLSYCSISKNEESIRKLVNNMPAWPKKYSLPVEAIQQISMPVLNIGPYGKDAHKLTERISQSYSLDAMPMILQKTIERLLG; encoded by the coding sequence ATGCCGGATATGGGTGAAAAAATAAAAAGGCTATCGCTGGAGTTAACCAGAATTGCCAGTGTGGTTGGAACCCGTGGAGAAATAAAAGCAGTTGAATATATATATGACTATCTAAAAAAAGTGGATTATTTTATACAAAATTCCAGGAATCTTCAGCTTAAGGACCTTAAAAATGATTCTTTGAATAGAAAATATGTTATGGCCTTCCTGGAGGGTAAAAAAGCTTCTGTCAATACAGTATTACTTCTCGGCCACATAGATACAGTTGGTACGGATGATTATGGGGACCTCAAGGAATATGCCACGGAACCTGAAATATTAAAGCAGATGTTGAGCAAAAAAAGTTTTGATGAAGAAATCACAAATGACCTGAAGTCCGATAACTGGATATTTGGCAGGGGAATTTTTGATATGAAGACAGGGGTAGCTTCTCAGATGGTGATGATAGAAGAGTTTTCGGAACAGCTTGAAAAACTTCAGGGAAATCTTGTCTTTATCGGAGTGCCGGATGAAGAGGGAAATTCGGCAGGAATGCTCTCTGCTGTTCAGGATCTGGCAGAACTTTCAAAGGAAAAGGGATGGGAATTTATAGCAGCAATAGATACTGATTACATGACAGGCCAGTATACCGGAGATGAAAATAAATATGTGTATATTGGGACTGTGGGTAAACTTCTACCCTGTTTTTATGTATACGGAAAGGAAACCCATGTAGGGGAAGCCTTCAGCGGCCTTGATGCGAATTTGCTGGCATCGGAGTTAATGAAAGAGGTAGATTTAAACTACGACCTATGTGATGTAGCCGGTGGTGAGGCCACCCTTCCTCCCATAAGCCTCCACCAGAGGGACCTGAAGACGGAATATTCGGTGCAAACGGTGAATGCTGTAAACCTGTATTTTAATTTTGCCACACACATAAGCCAGCCGGATGAGGTCCTGGAGAAACTTAAACAAAAAGCTATCATGGCCTTTGAAAATACCATAAGAATGCTCAATGAAAATTACAGGAAATATTGCGAGCTGAGCGGCACCCCATATAAAAGACTTCCCTGGCGGACAAGGGTTTTGTCCTTCGAAGAACTGTACAAAAATGTTAAAGGTGAAATAGGAAAGGAAATTGATAACAAACTCAAAACACTAACTGATGAATTACTAAAGATGGGTGCGGATGACAGAGAATTTTCCCTGAGAATAGTGCAGGAAGTACATAAGCATTATTCGGACAAAAATCCGCTAATCATAATCTACTTTGCCCCGCCTTTCTATCCTCACATTTTTGTGGAAGGGGCAAATCAAAGAGAAGCAAAATTGCTAGATGCAGTAGAACAAGCCGTGAAAGAAGTCAGGGAGAAATATGAATACAAAATAGTTGTCAAAAAGTTTTACCCATATATATCAGACCTTAGCTACTGCAGCATATCGAAAAACGAAGAGAGCATCAGGAAACTGGTAAATAACATGCCAGCCTGGCCGAAAAAATACTCACTGCCGGTAGAGGCAATACAACAAATAAGCATGCCTGTATTAAATATAGGCCCGTACGGCAAAGATGCCCATAAATTGACCGAAAGAATAAGCCAATCTTATTCGCTCGATGCCATGCCCATGATTCTTCAAAAAACCATAGAAAGGCTATTGGGTTGA
- a CDS encoding alanine/ornithine racemase family PLP-dependent enzyme, producing the protein MNYPLVEIYIEKIRHNAGYLVDFCSKHNIEVMGVSKGVCAMTPVVNAMLQAGIKKLGDSRIQNIISMRQNSLNCPIYLIRIPMLSEVAEVVRWADGSLNSEIDVIKALSQESVIQGKKHRVILMVDVGDLREGVMPEDVLDMVGKILGLPGVEFEGLGTNLGCYGGILASYENTKVLVDLAGDIEKRYGIKVKTLSGGNTATLKLLEKGGLAPGINQFRIGEAILLGTDVTNFRKVPGTLQDTMVLKTEVIEVKVKPSSPIGEIGRDAFGNIPVFVDKGPMKRAIVALGKQDCRIEGLTPVDETMEILGGSSDHLLVDVTNSRNIQVGSIIQFRMSYGAMLSLMTSEYVGKKIV; encoded by the coding sequence ATGAACTACCCCCTGGTGGAAATTTACATTGAAAAAATCCGGCATAATGCCGGGTATTTAGTGGATTTTTGTTCAAAACATAATATCGAGGTCATGGGAGTGTCAAAAGGGGTCTGTGCCATGACGCCGGTGGTAAATGCCATGCTTCAAGCAGGGATAAAAAAATTGGGAGACTCCAGGATTCAAAACATTATTTCCATGAGGCAAAATAGTTTAAACTGCCCCATTTACCTTATAAGGATTCCCATGCTCTCCGAGGTAGCTGAAGTTGTACGATGGGCTGACGGCAGCCTGAACTCGGAAATAGATGTCATTAAGGCGCTTTCACAGGAATCCGTGATTCAGGGGAAGAAGCACAGGGTAATTTTAATGGTGGATGTGGGGGACCTGAGAGAAGGAGTTATGCCGGAGGATGTGCTGGATATGGTGGGAAAGATTCTCGGACTGCCGGGAGTAGAATTTGAAGGCCTTGGCACCAATCTGGGATGTTACGGAGGTATTTTGGCAAGTTACGAAAATACAAAAGTTCTGGTAGATCTTGCAGGGGACATAGAAAAAAGGTATGGTATAAAAGTAAAAACGCTGTCAGGGGGCAATACGGCGACCCTGAAACTTTTAGAAAAAGGCGGTCTTGCGCCGGGCATAAACCAGTTCAGGATAGGGGAGGCCATACTGCTGGGCACCGATGTGACCAACTTCCGAAAGGTTCCGGGGACCCTGCAGGATACTATGGTACTCAAGACCGAAGTAATTGAAGTAAAGGTAAAACCTTCAAGTCCTATAGGAGAAATAGGTCGGGATGCCTTTGGAAATATTCCGGTATTTGTGGACAAAGGCCCCATGAAAAGGGCCATAGTGGCTCTGGGAAAGCAGGACTGCAGGATCGAGGGTTTAACACCGGTGGATGAAACTATGGAAATACTGGGGGGCAGCAGCGACCACCTGTTGGTGGATGTAACAAATAGCAGGAATATCCAGGTGGGTTCTATCATCCAATTCCGCATGTCCTATGGTGCCATGCTGAGCCTTATGACATCGGAGTATGTGGGCAAGAAAATAGTATAG
- a CDS encoding cyclic 2,3-diphosphoglycerate synthase, whose translation MGAAGRDFHVFNTYFRDNDSYEIVAFTANQIPNIEGRKYPPSLAGRLYPKGIPIYPETELENLIRENNVKQVIFAYSDISHEDVMHRASIVLSAGADFRLMGPKNTWIKSSKPVVSVCAVRTGVGKSQTTRKVCRILKDMGKKVVAIRHPMPYGDLEKQVCQRFASYEDLDFHKCTIEEREEYEPHIDNGIIVYAGVDYEKILREAEKEADVIVWDGGNNDFPFYVSDLHIVLVDPHRPGHELKYHPGEMNLRMADIVIINKIDTANIDDINILRENIEKVNTRATVIEAASPIFVSEPEKIRGKRTLVIEDGPTLTHGGMTFGAGYMAAKKFGAREIIEAKPYAVGSIKDTYKKYTHLSTILPAMGYGEKQMQELEETINRIDCEVVVSGTPIDLTRVIKPNKPIVRVKYNLQEIGNPTLTDVLKKFE comes from the coding sequence ATGGGCGCTGCTGGAAGAGATTTCCATGTTTTCAACACTTATTTTAGAGACAATGATTCATATGAGATAGTGGCCTTTACGGCCAATCAAATTCCAAATATCGAGGGCAGAAAATATCCTCCTTCCCTTGCCGGTAGACTCTATCCCAAAGGCATTCCTATTTACCCTGAAACTGAACTTGAAAATCTCATAAGAGAAAATAACGTGAAACAGGTAATTTTTGCTTACAGTGACATTTCCCATGAAGATGTGATGCACAGGGCATCCATCGTATTGAGCGCCGGCGCCGACTTTCGCCTGATGGGGCCCAAAAACACCTGGATAAAATCGTCAAAGCCAGTGGTATCTGTTTGCGCCGTCAGGACCGGCGTAGGAAAGAGCCAGACCACCAGAAAAGTATGCCGGATTTTGAAGGATATGGGCAAAAAGGTGGTGGCCATAAGGCATCCAATGCCTTACGGTGACCTGGAAAAACAGGTTTGCCAGCGGTTTGCCTCCTATGAGGACCTGGATTTTCATAAATGCACAATAGAAGAAAGGGAAGAATATGAACCTCACATAGATAACGGCATCATTGTATATGCCGGCGTAGACTACGAGAAAATCCTGAGGGAGGCCGAGAAGGAAGCGGATGTGATTGTATGGGACGGCGGCAATAATGACTTTCCGTTCTATGTTTCGGACCTACACATTGTACTGGTGGACCCTCACAGGCCGGGCCATGAGCTAAAGTACCATCCCGGAGAAATGAACCTTCGGATGGCCGACATAGTTATCATAAACAAAATAGATACCGCCAATATCGATGATATTAACATACTTCGGGAAAACATTGAAAAAGTCAATACCAGAGCCACGGTGATAGAAGCTGCATCGCCCATTTTTGTCAGTGAACCGGAAAAAATTCGCGGCAAGAGGACCCTGGTGATAGAAGATGGTCCGACACTCACTCATGGAGGCATGACCTTCGGTGCCGGTTACATGGCCGCTAAAAAATTCGGTGCCCGCGAAATAATAGAGGCAAAGCCTTACGCTGTAGGCAGTATTAAGGACACTTATAAGAAATACACCCACCTTTCCACAATATTGCCTGCCATGGGCTATGGCGAAAAACAAATGCAGGAACTGGAAGAAACCATTAACCGGATAGATTGTGAAGTGGTCGTATCCGGCACACCCATTGATCTGACCAGGGTAATAAAACCGAATAAACCCATTGTCCGGGTGAAATACAATCTACAGGAAATAGGGAATCCGACATTAACCGATGTATTGAAAAAATTTGAATAA